A single genomic interval of Lathyrus oleraceus cultivar Zhongwan6 chromosome 7, CAAS_Psat_ZW6_1.0, whole genome shotgun sequence harbors:
- the LOC127106229 gene encoding E3 ubiquitin-protein ligase AIRP2 — protein sequence MEMMLSRLPYHDSLKLLEADIHHANALAAAIPRAKGGSVFQMKLVYSHLAPLFLLLLQWMDCSCSCFLHRYLNLFHIIIYKVHNDGRPSITSRGRKATIQEFYAVILPSLQRLHGSLEKLEICMKGHSSLESSSYGKKMIEANAKLNNVDLEREDECGICLEPCTKMVLPNCCHAMCIKCYRKWNTKSESCPFCRGSIRRVNSEDLWVLTCNEDVVDAETVSKEDLLRFYLYINSLPKDYPDAVFLMYYEYLI from the exons ATGGAAATGATGCTTTCTCGTTTACCTTATCATGATTCTCTCAAATTACTGGAGGCTGATATTCACCATGCCAATGCTTT GGCTGCTGCAATTCCAAGAGCAAAGGGTGGAAGTGTTTTCCAAATGAAATTGGTTTACAGTCATTTGGCTCCTCTTTTTCTGTTGTTGTTACAGTGGATGGATTGTTCTTGTTCATGTTTTCTACATAGGTATCTCAACCTCTTCCATATAATTATATACAAG GTACATAATGATGGAAGACCGAGCATAACTTCGCGAGGAAGAAAAGCAACCATTCAGGAATTTTATG CTGTTATATTGCCATCTCTTCAGCGGCTTCATGGTAGTTTGGAGAAGTTGGAGATTTGTATGAAAGGTCACTCTAGCTTAGAAAGTTCGAGTTATGGCAAGAAGATGATCGAAGCAAATGCGAAACTGAATAATGTTGATCTGGAAAGGGAAGATGAATGTGGGATTTGCTTAGAACCATGCACCAAAATGGTTTTGCCTAATTGCTGTCATGCTATGTGTATCAAATGCTACCGCAAATG GAACACAAAGTCAGAGTCTTGTCCGTTTTGTCGTGGAAGCATAAGAAGAGTTAATTCTGAGGATCTATGGGTACTGACTTGTAATGAAGATGTAGTTGACGCCGAAACAGTTTCAAAAGAGGACTTGTTGCGATTCTACCTTTATATCAACAGCTTACCTAAAGATTACCCGGATGCGGTTTTCTTAATGTATTACGAATACctgatttga